CGCGCTCGGGGAACTGGAGCGGCACGAGGAGTCCAGCGAGCAGACCAAGAGCGAGCTCAAGGCCCACCGCAGAACCCTCGTGGAGATCGACCAGCGAGCCGCGTCCGTGATCAAGCAGTGGGCCCTCAGCTGATGTCCGCGTGTCCCGTGGACCGCCGGAGCCGGCGGTCCACGAGGACGCCTGCCGCCGGCCCGGACCGTGTCCGGCCAGGTCCGGGCCAGGTCCGGGCCGGCGGTCAGCCGTCCGCGTCCGCCATGTCCGTGGCGTGGCCGTCGTCCAGGCCGTGGCCGGTGTCGGCCCCCTCGGTGCTCCCGTCGTACGGCGATCCGGCGGTGTCGTACCCGGAAGTGTGGTCGGCCGCGTCGAGGGCCGCGGTGAAGATGCTCGTGAGACCCGTGGAGATGGCGACGACGGCCGCACCCATGGCCACGTCCCTGGCCAGATGGCCGCGTGACGTCTCCCGTGGGCCGGTCGCCGCCATCCCCGCGTGGTCGAGGCGGGGAAGATGCGTCCACGCGTCCGCCGTGAACCCCTTGGCGGGGATCTCGATGTGGACCTTGGTGAACGCGGCGGGGTCGAGACCGGGATAGCCGTGCGCGATCACGTCGTGATACAGGTCGTCCGCGACGATCAGCGCGATGTCGTGACCGGGGTTGGCGCTCAACGTGTCACGCAGGACCACCGAGTCGAGCAGCCGGGAAACGCCGATCACCGCGTCGCCGACGTATCCGGCGGCGGCGCGATGGACGATGCCGACCGACAGCGCCACCCGCAACCTCAGGCGGCGGCTGCTCAGCACGTGCGAGTTGGCCCGGCCGACGGCCCAGCACAACCCGTTGACCAGGCCGGGGACGACACGGGGCTCGTCCACCCCCGGTGGCTGGATGACGAGAAGACCGTCCCCCTGGTCCTGTACGTCGTTCATCACCCAGGGGACCTGCGCGTGCGCCATCGCCTCCTTCACGATGGCGACGAGCCGTTCCTGGAGCGCGATGTGCGCGACGTTTCCTCTGGAGCTGTACTTCTCGATGTCGAGCGCCAGGCAGATCCGGCGCCGTCCCGGCGGCAAGGCGTTCACCTTGTGATCCTTTCGTGGAGCGGCGGCTCGGGCCCGGTGTCTACCAGGGTCTGGAGCCGGAACATGTCCTTCACGATGAGCCGCCGGTAACGAGCGGTGATCACACCCTGCTCGCGGAGAGCCGCGAGGCCACGCCTGATGCTCTGCTCGGTGGCTCCGACGAGCGCGGCGAGATCGGCCTGACTGAGCGGGACGGCCAGCACGAGCCCTTCGGCGTCGTCGCGGCCGTAACATCCGGCGAGCTTGTGGAGCACCCTGGCCAGGCGCAGGTTCACCGGCACGCCGTTCAGGTCGGCACGGTGGCGGATCGACTCACGCATCTTCGCGGTGACGCCGTTCTGTACCGCGCGAGCGGTTCCCGGGTGATCGGCGAGGAAGTCATGCAGCACGTCGGCCGGTATCGCCGCGACGACGACCTGACCGGCGGCCTGCACGGTCGCCGACCGCGGTCCGCCGTCCAGGACGGCGAACTCGCCGACCATGTCCCCCGCCGTGCGGATCGCCAGAAGCGCGGTGTTCCCCTCGGGGTTCCCGGCCATGACCTTCACATAACCGGAGACGACGACGTAGGCCTCTTTCGCGGGCTCGCCGACGCGTATGA
The window above is part of the Sphaerisporangium rubeum genome. Proteins encoded here:
- a CDS encoding Crp/Fnr family transcriptional regulator, giving the protein MAAISVTERRALLAAAFPRRFERGTVFIRVGEPAKEAYVVVSGYVKVMAGNPEGNTALLAIRTAGDMVGEFAVLDGGPRSATVQAAGQVVVAAIPADVLHDFLADHPGTARAVQNGVTAKMRESIRHRADLNGVPVNLRLARVLHKLAGCYGRDDAEGLVLAVPLSQADLAALVGATEQSIRRGLAALREQGVITARYRRLIVKDMFRLQTLVDTGPEPPLHERITR